In the Bacteroidota bacterium genome, CATTCATGCCTCCGACAAAAAAATGGCGCTGCAAAATGCCCGCGATATTTATACCCGAAGAAACGAAGGCCGCAGTTTGTGGGTGGTTCCAACCGATTTTATTGCCGCAACAGATAGAGACGATGAAGCGGAATTTTTTGATCCGGCAGAAGATAAAACTTACCGCACACCCAATTTTTACAAGATGCCGAAAGGTTCTACCAATATTTAATTCGTGATGTAATATGAAAACAAAAGAAGCAATTTATGCATATTGTTTGCGCATAGCCGATAACAACATGGTGCTGGCACAGCGTCTGGCAGAATGGTGCAGCCGTGGACCTATTTTGGAAGAGGATTTAGCACTCACCAACATATCTCTTGATTTATTGGGGCAGGCAGAAAATTTTTATGGCTATGCAGCCGCAATAAAAGGCAATGGAGTTCAAGCGGATGATTTGGCATTTTTAAGAACCGAAAGGGAATATTACAATAATCTGTTGGTGGAACAACCGAATGGTGATTTTGCGTTTACAATGATGAAACAATTGCTGTATGCGGCATTTGCAAAATTGCTGTATGAAGGACTCAGCACAAGCAATGACGCTAGTTTTCAAAGTTTAGCCACAAAAGGGTTAAAAGAAATAAAATACCATCTACGCCATAGTGCCGACTGGATAGTACGTTTTGGGAATGGAACCGAGGAAAGTGCTAGTCGCGCGCAATTTGCGCTAAATGAGCTTTGGCCTTACACCGACGACCTTTTTGAAATGAATGCGGTGGATGCTGAATTAATTGGAGCAGGAATCAGTTTGAATTTAATGGACATGCAAGCACATTGGAAACAATTGATTACCGAAATTGTAGCAGATGCGAATTTGCATATTCCTGAAACTGTTAATAGTATAAAAGGAGGCTGTAATGGAATACATTCCGAACATTTGGGACATTTATTGTGTGAAATGCAATACTTACAGAGGGTTCATCCGGGGGCAAGTTGGTAGATTAGCCAAGTACGCCTAAATCCAATTTTCAGACTGATGGATATTTGGATACGAATTGTTTAAAATAAAGCACAAAAAAAGCCGCACTGATTAGTACGGCTTTTTATTATTTTAGTAGAATAACTAAACTCGTTTTTCTTTAATTCTAGCTTTCTTACCGGTTAAATCACGTAAGTAGAATATTTTAGCTCTACGTACCACACCGGTTTTGTTTAATTCAATTTTATCGATAGCTGGTGAGTTTAGAGGAATAATACGCTCTACACCTACTCCATTCGACATTTTTCGGATGGTAAAAGTTTCGGCAGCGCCTTGACCTTTGCGTTGCAATACCACGCCTTGGAACTGTTGAACACGTTCTTTTGTTCCTTCAATAATTTTATAATGTACTGTCAAGGTATCACCGGCTTTAAATTTCGGGTGAGTTTTTTGTTCAGCTAATTCGTCTACAAATTTAATTAAGTCCATTGCTTTAATTTTATTATTACTGCTTTTTTGAAAAGGAGTGCAATATTACAAAAAATATTTCAAATCTAAAATTTATTTTAAAAGGTCGGGTCTTCTTTGTCGGGTGCGTTCCAGCGACTTTTCGTGCCGCCAATCAGCGATTAACTTTTCATTGCCCGAAAGTAAAATATCGGGCACTTTATTTCCTTTATAATCGGCCGGTCGGGTGTACACCGGAGGGGCTAATAAATCGTCTTGAAAAGAATCGTAAAGTGCCGAAGTTTCATCCGAAATCACACCCGGAATGAGGCGAATAACCGCATCGCAAAGTACTGCAGCCCCTAGCTCGCCGCCCGACAGCACATAATCGCCAATAGAAATCTCCCTAGTAATGAACAGTTCACGCACCCGCTCATCTACTCCCTTATAATGACCGCACAACAAGATAATATTTTGCAGGGTGGATAGGCGATTGGCGACCTTTTGGGTAAGTAATTCACCATCGGGACTCAAGTAAATTATCTCATCGTACTTTCGTTGGCTTTTTAGGTCTTCGATGCAAGCAGCAATGGGTTCAATTGTCATTACCATTCCTGCACCTCCACCAAAGCTGTAATCGTCCACACTTTTTTGCTTTTGCGTGCTGTAATCGCGCAGGTTTATGAGATTTACCTCCGCCAAGCCCTTTTGAATGGCACGTTTTAAAATGGAGTGCTCAAATGGACTTTGAAGTAAATCGGGAAGTATGGTAATGATATCGATTCTCATTGTTTTTAAGGAAAGGGTGCAAAGTTAGGAAATTCGTGGTTGATTAGCTGATGTGTTGATGGGTTGATAAGCTGATAAATTTCTATATCCCCCGCTGGCGGGGGCAGGGGGTGGAATAGCATGCTGATTTATTTAGATGATTATGATTTTTTTATGATTTAGGAGATGGAACGAGGTATCATCAAATTTCTATATCACCCGCTGGCGGGGGCAGGGGGTGGAATAGCACGCTGATTCATTAAGATGATTATGATTTTTTAAGATTTAAGGCAAGGAACGTGGATTTTGCTAATTATTATATCCCCCGCTGGCGGGGGCAGGGGGTGGTATAGCATGCTGATTTATTAAGATGATTATGTTTTTTTAGACGGGTTTGATTACCAAAATGATTATTTAACCTTTATAAAACAACCATTTCCATAGTTCTTTGTAGGATACTTTTTTGCCGTACATAAGTATTCCGGTGCGGTAAATTTTAGCGGAGAGCCAGGTGGTTCCTAAGAAACCTAGCACAAGACTTATCATTGATACAATTAAATCAAAAGCAGGAACACCGTAGGCGATGCGCACCATCATAATTACCGGTGAGGTAAATGGAATAACAGATAACCAAAAAGCCTGCGAACTCTCGGGATTGGAAACAACTGACTGAGCCATGGTAAATGCCAAAATAAGCGGAATGGTAATGGGCAGCATAAATTGTTGTGTATCCGCTTCACTATCCACAGCTGCACCAATAGCTGCAAACAAAGCACCATAGAGTAAATATCCGCCAAGGAAATAAAAAAGAAAAGCCCCAATTAAAAGCGGAAAATTAAAATTCCCCAACAATGAATTCAAATCAAAATCCTGCTTCTCCATTACCTTTTGCTGGGCATTCATGGGTGTGTTGGATTTAAATGTTTGCTCCACTTGAGTCGCATCGTATTTATCCTTTACCATCACTTTGGAAACAACACTTGAAATAGCAAAGGTGAGTATTATCCAAAGTAAAAACTGGGTAAGCCCCACCAATGCTATCCCAACAATTTTGCCCATCATCAATTCGAATGGCTTTACGGAAGAAATAATGACTTCAATAATTCGACTGGTTTTTTCTTCAATAACTCCCCGCATCACCTGCGCTCCATACAAGAAAATAAACATGTAAATAAGTACAGCGCCCATAAATCCAATGGCTGCATTCATTGCAGTATTGCTGCTTTTTTGCTCGCCCGATTCTTCAATTTTACTCGTTTCTAAAACAATGGATGTTTTTACAGAAGATAGTTTTTCTTTATCGATACCGGAAGCAATTAATTTCCAGTCTTCAATCTTTGCTGAGAAGGTACTTTTAAGCAAATCTTCTGCCGAAAGGCCCAATTGCTTTTTATAAAAAAGCTGAATTTTATTGGAACTCAGGATATTTTCGGGGATAAATAAAATTATGTTGTAATCGTTGTTGTAAAAATCTTTTTGTGCAGAAGATAAATTCTTATCCGAAAAATAAAAAGCTAAATTTTTAGTGCTTTCGAGTTTTCCTGCAAATAATTTTGAATCATCAATGACTTGTACTTTTTGCACTTCTTGCTCACTGCGCTCCATCAAGACCCGCGCAAATATTAATCCTGCCAACAATAAGGGTCCAAGAATGGTCATGATTAAAAAGGATTTCTTTTTAACCCGTGTGAGGTATTCTCTTTTTATGATTAAGGTAATTTTGCTCATTCCATTTACTATTTGCTACTCGGTATAACCTACTGCAGCTGTTTGTTGTTGCCCGGCGTTAACTTTTGAAATAAATATATCGTTCATGGTGGGAATAACTTCATTAAACGAAATCACTTGCACATGGGGTAATATAGTGGCCAATACATCATTTGGAGTGGCGTTGTTCAGCATTTTCACAGTAGCTTTACAAATGTCATCGTGTTGGCTTTTTTCGGTCAATTCAAAACCTGCCCACAATGCGTTTGTAAATGCAATCATATTTCCTCGAAATTCAACTTGGTAAGTATTGGTTGCATTGGCTTTGCGAATGGCTTTAACATTGCCATCGAGTATTTTTTTTGACTTATTGATGAGGGCAATTTCATCACACAATTCCTCCACCGAACCCATGTTGTGGGTGCTAAAAATAATTGTAGTTCCTTTTGCCTTTAATTCTAAAATTTCGTTTTTGATGAGGTTGGCATTGATGGGATCGAATCCACTAAAAGGTTCATCCAAAATAAGCAAACGCGGCTCATGCAAAATGGTAACAATAAACTGGACTTTTTGCTGCATTCCTTTTGATAGCTCTTCAACTTTTTTATTCCACCAAGCTTGAATTTCAAATTTTTCGAACCAGTATTTTAATTTTCGGCTGGCTTCACTCCTACTTAATCCTTTAAGTTGTGCAAGATATAAGACTTGTTCGCCAACTTCCATTTTTTTATACAAACCACGCTCCTCAGGCAAATAACCAATTTGCTCGATGTGTTCAGGAAGCAGTTTTTTACCGGCAAAAAATAATTCACCGCTATCCGGTCCGGTAATTTGATTGATGATGCGAATGAGCGAAGTTTTACCGGCTCCATTTGGGCCGAGTAAGCCGAAAATACTCTTTTCAGGAACAGCGATACTTACATCGTCAAGCGCGGTATGCGTTGCATATTTTTTTACAATATTTTTTGCCGAAAAAAGTTCCATTGTATGCCGGTAATAAATTTAAATTTTGAGTCTGCGCGCCTGATTACTTGATTTTGGCGGATTCCAAGGATCGTTGTAAGAGGAACGGAAAAGTAATTCACGCGTGTGTGCAATCGTACGCACTATACGTAAAAAATACCCGTTGTAAATGGCCATGAGTGGCACATAAGGTAGAAGTTTCAATTTTGTTTTTGGCTTCTCGACAACAGTTAAAGCCATAAAAAATTGCAGAAAATTACTGGTGGTATACATCAATTGATTCATCAAAAAAATGTACATCAGCAATTGCGAATAATTAAAAATAATATCTAAACCATAGAGGTACCAATGGAAATTTAAAATTACGTTAAACAAAATATTTTCGCCCGACGAAACAAAATTGCTCAACCTAAAACTCTCAGAAGGCAAAAACACATCGCGGTGTTTACGCACCCTAAACCGCACAATAGATTTATCCCAACGCAACCTTTGTTTCGCCAAAATCGAAAAATTACGCGGCACGCTGGTAAGTCCTGTAGCTGTAGGTTCGAAGTGAATTTTATACCCCTTCTTTCGGATTTTCATGGTGATGTCGCCATCTAAGCCCGGGCCAATGTCCCAACCATTTACCTGGTCCAAAATATCTTTACGAAACGCACCGAATGCTCCCGAAATAATGGCATAAATCCCCAAGTGAGAAGTTACAATTCGCCCGGTGGTTATGGATTTCATGTACTCAATAGTTTGCAAGGTAGTAGCCAAACTTTCGTCGGTATTGCGCACTTCCAAATTGCCACCCACTGCCCCAATCTTAGAATTGTAATAAAAAGGAGTAAGCACATTTTCGATGGCATCGCGATTAAAAGAGCAGTCGGCGTCAAAGTGTATGATGTATTTACCTTTAGTATAACGCAAAGCTAAATTGGCTGCCGAAGCCTTGCCTCCCCGCACATCGTTTCGCAAAAACAAATCTATAAATCCGTGTTTTTGTAAATCCTTGCAAATAATTGGAGTGTCGTCATCCGAGCCATCGTCGACAATAATGAGCTCAAAGTTTTTATAGGTTTGCTCATTTAGCGAACGGGCCAGTTTGTAAATGTGCTTTCCTTCATTTTTTCCGGGAATAATAACCGATACAAGTGGTCGTTCTTCAAAAAATCTGCGTTTGGCATCGGCCCATTTTTTACGTTTTAAATGTTTGTTGACGAAATAAAACATCAACACAATAAAATCCATAAATAAGTAACGGGGAGCTTCCACAATAAAGTAATACCAGAAAAGGCGCAGGAATTTTGAAAATCCTACGCCTTCCCAATACACAATAAAATCGGATAAGCTAATCATTCCTTCACAATATCGGATGTAAGCATTTTAAGCTGCTCTTGGTAACTTATTGTGCTATCGAGCGGATGCACTTTGTAAGAAATTTTTGCTTCAAAATTTTTGAAGTTGTCCTTTATTAACTGGATAATCAATTTCGAAATTTTTTCCACCACTTTTTCGGCATCCTTTATACTGGACTCGTTAATTGAAAAAAGCAAAGTAGAGGAACTATCGAATGAAATAATATCAGAAGAACGAATGCTGTTGCGGGTTACCTGAACCAAATCAGTAAGCAAATTCATACGGGCATCTTTTCCAATCATGGTATACAATTCTTTCGAATTGCTTAAATGTATAAAGGCAATATTACTGTCGATATCTGCTACTTTCATACGCTCTATTTCGTATTGAAGCATCACATCAAAAGTAACTTTATCAACTGTGCCGGGCATGCGCGTCATATCGGTTTTGGTATTGGCAACACCCGAAATAGCAGCATATTTTCCTTT is a window encoding:
- the trmD gene encoding tRNA (guanosine(37)-N1)-methyltransferase TrmD translates to MRIDIITILPDLLQSPFEHSILKRAIQKGLAEVNLINLRDYSTQKQKSVDDYSFGGGAGMVMTIEPIAACIEDLKSQRKYDEIIYLSPDGELLTQKVANRLSTLQNIILLCGHYKGVDERVRELFITREISIGDYVLSGGELGAAVLCDAVIRLIPGVISDETSALYDSFQDDLLAPPVYTRPADYKGNKVPDILLSGNEKLIADWRHEKSLERTRQRRPDLLK
- a CDS encoding ATP-binding cassette domain-containing protein, with product MELFSAKNIVKKYATHTALDDVSIAVPEKSIFGLLGPNGAGKTSLIRIINQITGPDSGELFFAGKKLLPEHIEQIGYLPEERGLYKKMEVGEQVLYLAQLKGLSRSEASRKLKYWFEKFEIQAWWNKKVEELSKGMQQKVQFIVTILHEPRLLILDEPFSGFDPINANLIKNEILELKAKGTTIIFSTHNMGSVEELCDEIALINKSKKILDGNVKAIRKANATNTYQVEFRGNMIAFTNALWAGFELTEKSQHDDICKATVKMLNNATPNDVLATILPHVQVISFNEVIPTMNDIFISKVNAGQQQTAAVGYTE
- the paaC gene encoding phenylacetate-CoA oxygenase subunit PaaC translates to MKTKEAIYAYCLRIADNNMVLAQRLAEWCSRGPILEEDLALTNISLDLLGQAENFYGYAAAIKGNGVQADDLAFLRTEREYYNNLLVEQPNGDFAFTMMKQLLYAAFAKLLYEGLSTSNDASFQSLATKGLKEIKYHLRHSADWIVRFGNGTEESASRAQFALNELWPYTDDLFEMNAVDAELIGAGISLNLMDMQAHWKQLITEIVADANLHIPETVNSIKGGCNGIHSEHLGHLLCEMQYLQRVHPGASW
- the rplS gene encoding 50S ribosomal protein L19, whose protein sequence is MDLIKFVDELAEQKTHPKFKAGDTLTVHYKIIEGTKERVQQFQGVVLQRKGQGAAETFTIRKMSNGVGVERIIPLNSPAIDKIELNKTGVVRRAKIFYLRDLTGKKARIKEKRV
- a CDS encoding glycosyltransferase, which produces MISLSDFIVYWEGVGFSKFLRLFWYYFIVEAPRYLFMDFIVLMFYFVNKHLKRKKWADAKRRFFEERPLVSVIIPGKNEGKHIYKLARSLNEQTYKNFELIIVDDGSDDDTPIICKDLQKHGFIDLFLRNDVRGGKASAANLALRYTKGKYIIHFDADCSFNRDAIENVLTPFYYNSKIGAVGGNLEVRNTDESLATTLQTIEYMKSITTGRIVTSHLGIYAIISGAFGAFRKDILDQVNGWDIGPGLDGDITMKIRKKGYKIHFEPTATGLTSVPRNFSILAKQRLRWDKSIVRFRVRKHRDVFLPSESFRLSNFVSSGENILFNVILNFHWYLYGLDIIFNYSQLLMYIFLMNQLMYTTSNFLQFFMALTVVEKPKTKLKLLPYVPLMAIYNGYFLRIVRTIAHTRELLFRSSYNDPWNPPKSSNQARRLKI
- the paaB gene encoding 1,2-phenylacetyl-CoA epoxidase subunit B → MEQNNQLAQWEVFVQEKSGKPYEHAGSIHASDKKMALQNARDIYTRRNEGRSLWVVPTDFIAATDRDDEAEFFDPAEDKTYRTPNFYKMPKGSTNI
- a CDS encoding ABC transporter permease yields the protein MSKITLIIKREYLTRVKKKSFLIMTILGPLLLAGLIFARVLMERSEQEVQKVQVIDDSKLFAGKLESTKNLAFYFSDKNLSSAQKDFYNNDYNIILFIPENILSSNKIQLFYKKQLGLSAEDLLKSTFSAKIEDWKLIASGIDKEKLSSVKTSIVLETSKIEESGEQKSSNTAMNAAIGFMGAVLIYMFIFLYGAQVMRGVIEEKTSRIIEVIISSVKPFELMMGKIVGIALVGLTQFLLWIILTFAISSVVSKVMVKDKYDATQVEQTFKSNTPMNAQQKVMEKQDFDLNSLLGNFNFPLLIGAFLFYFLGGYLLYGALFAAIGAAVDSEADTQQFMLPITIPLILAFTMAQSVVSNPESSQAFWLSVIPFTSPVIMMVRIAYGVPAFDLIVSMISLVLGFLGTTWLSAKIYRTGILMYGKKVSYKELWKWLFYKG